One Tursiops truncatus isolate mTurTru1 chromosome 3, mTurTru1.mat.Y, whole genome shotgun sequence DNA segment encodes these proteins:
- the ZCCHC10 gene encoding zinc finger CCHC domain-containing protein 10 isoform X3 → MATPMHRLIARRQAEANKQHVRCQKCLEFGHWTYECTGKRKYLHRPSRTAELKKALKEKENRLLLQQSIGETNVERKTKKKRSKSVTSSSSNSSDSSASDSSSESEETSTSSSSEDSDSDESSSSSSSSASSTSSSSSSDSDSDSSSSSSSSSSTNSSSEDEPPKKKKKK, encoded by the exons TGAAGCAAATAAACAACATGTAAGATGTCAGAAATGCTTGGAATTTGGGCATTGGACTTATGAAtgcacaggaaaaagaaagtacCTACATAGGCCTTCAAGAACAGCAGAACTAaagaaagctttaaaagaaaaagaaaacagattattaTTACAGCAAAG CATTGGAGAAACTAATGTAGAAAgaaagaccaagaaaaaaag GTCTAAGAGTGTAACTAGTTCCAGTAGCAATAGCAGTGACAGTTCAGCCAGTGATTCTTCGTCAGAGAGTGAAGAGACCTCTACCTCATCCTCCTCAGAGGACAGTGACTCTGATGAAAGCTCCTCCAGTTCATCATCTTCAGCCTCCTCCACAAGCTCTTCCTCGTCCTCCGATTCAGACTCAGATTCCAGCTCTtccagtagcagcagcagcagcacaaaTAGTAGCTCTGAGGATGAACcaccaaagaagaagaaaaagaaatag